The following are from one region of the Thermococcus cleftensis genome:
- a CDS encoding SPOUT family RNA methylase, producing the protein MKFLVKTQRGMESVAANYIREALPDASVWASPMGYSGLVIVETDEENVEEKILAIPEVERIIPVIVEVPAALERIVESAEKLAPLIGADETFAVKTKRRGKHSFSSLDVNRELGARIRELSGADVNLSWPDRVVQVEIIGDKAYLSVLPGEEFRKFTPDKIDARKLFRKVTLVQMPYWGDYKACRSFGEKIGRAAQAFEVKELVIAPKEKMDAFELAEFIKGVKIGQESRYQIQREAYPWKVEKVPVSVWDLYQVVRDKRRSKRLLIITDPKGPTLAEVKGSLAKDMFYAREVVIFVGSREGIPRGLFRFADYVVDLAPYMTFATEHGIPAALVSLWEVYEEYLRGRGEAKDE; encoded by the coding sequence GTGAAGTTTCTCGTTAAGACCCAGCGGGGAATGGAGAGCGTCGCGGCAAACTACATAAGGGAGGCCCTTCCAGATGCCAGCGTCTGGGCGTCTCCGATGGGCTACTCGGGTCTGGTCATTGTTGAGACCGACGAGGAGAACGTGGAGGAGAAGATACTAGCGATCCCGGAGGTCGAGAGGATCATTCCCGTCATCGTCGAGGTTCCGGCAGCGCTCGAGAGGATAGTCGAAAGCGCCGAAAAGCTTGCCCCGCTAATAGGAGCGGACGAGACTTTCGCTGTGAAGACGAAGAGGCGCGGAAAGCACAGCTTTTCAAGCCTCGATGTCAATAGGGAACTGGGGGCAAGGATAAGGGAACTGAGCGGCGCTGATGTAAACCTCAGCTGGCCGGACAGGGTTGTTCAGGTGGAGATAATCGGGGACAAGGCTTACCTCTCTGTCCTTCCCGGAGAGGAGTTCAGGAAGTTTACCCCGGACAAGATAGACGCGAGGAAGCTCTTCCGCAAGGTCACGCTCGTCCAGATGCCATACTGGGGCGACTACAAGGCCTGCCGTTCCTTCGGTGAGAAGATAGGTCGGGCCGCTCAGGCCTTCGAGGTGAAGGAGCTCGTCATAGCCCCCAAGGAGAAGATGGACGCCTTCGAGCTGGCCGAGTTCATAAAAGGCGTTAAAATCGGCCAGGAGAGCAGGTACCAGATACAGCGCGAGGCCTATCCCTGGAAGGTCGAGAAGGTTCCCGTTTCAGTGTGGGATCTCTATCAGGTCGTCAGGGACAAGAGGCGGAGCAAGAGGCTGCTCATCATCACCGACCCCAAGGGACCAACTCTGGCCGAGGTGAAGGGGAGCCTCGCTAAGGACATGTTCTACGCCAGGGAGGTTGTGATCTTCGTCGGCTCCCGCGAGGGCATTCCACGCGGTCTCTTCCGCTTCGCCGACTACGTGGTTGATTTGGCCCCATACATGACCTTCGCCACTGAGCACGGCATTCCCGCTGCCCTCGTCTCGCTGTGGGAGGTCTACGAGGAGTACCTGAGGGGGAGGGGAGAGGCGAAGGATGAGTGA
- a CDS encoding 30S ribosomal protein S3ae gives MAKGNPRKKAAATKDKWKSKEWYIVYAPDFFGSKEIGLTPADEPEKVIGRVIETTLKDLTGDFTKGQVKLYFQVYDVKGQNAYTKFKGHTLARSYIRSLVRRRTTRVDGIFNITTKDGYKLRVMGMVIAYRRIQTSQERAIREIIRDIIYKKAEELDFKDFVLEAVSGKMAAEIAKEARKIYPIKRAEIRKIKVLAEPEA, from the coding sequence ATGGCGAAAGGTAACCCCAGGAAGAAGGCTGCCGCTACCAAGGACAAGTGGAAGAGCAAGGAGTGGTATATAGTTTACGCTCCGGACTTCTTCGGAAGCAAGGAGATAGGCCTCACCCCGGCCGATGAGCCGGAGAAGGTAATCGGCAGGGTCATCGAGACCACCCTCAAGGACCTCACTGGAGACTTCACCAAGGGCCAGGTCAAGCTCTACTTCCAGGTCTACGACGTCAAGGGCCAGAACGCCTACACCAAGTTCAAGGGCCACACCCTCGCGAGGAGCTACATAAGGAGCCTCGTCAGAAGGAGGACCACCAGGGTCGATGGAATATTCAACATCACCACCAAGGACGGCTACAAGCTCCGCGTCATGGGCATGGTTATAGCCTACCGCAGGATCCAGACCAGCCAGGAGAGGGCCATCAGGGAGATCATCAGGGACATCATCTACAAGAAGGCCGAGGAGCTTGACTTCAAGGACTTCGTCCTCGAGGCCGTCAGCGGCAAGATGGCGGCTGAGATAGCCAAGGAAGCGCGCAAGATATACCCGATAAAGAGGGCCGAGATAAGGAAGATAAAGGTCCTCGCCGAGCCGGAGGCTTGA
- a CDS encoding KEOPS complex subunit Pcc1 has translation MKIEARAEIAWHYGDPKRAEAIAQALEVDNAGLPEGLKKSLNVLTQWEDGDVITKVKYSGEIETLIKALDDLVFSIKIAEDVTEKV, from the coding sequence GTGAAGATTGAGGCTAGGGCGGAGATAGCCTGGCACTACGGCGACCCCAAGAGGGCCGAGGCCATTGCCCAGGCGCTTGAGGTGGACAACGCGGGCCTCCCTGAGGGCCTAAAGAAAAGTTTAAATGTGCTAACCCAATGGGAAGATGGGGACGTCATAACAAAGGTTAAATACTCGGGTGAGATTGAAACACTCATCAAAGCGCTGGACGATTTGGTGTTTTCAATCAAAATCGCCGAAGATGTTACCGAAAAGGTGTGA